TCCAGCTCCATGATCTTGAGCTTTGCGGCTGCATCCAGAACTTGTTCTGCAAATGCTGAGGCTCAACTGTGCTTGAACTGACATGAAGCGTGAAACGCAAGGTGTATGTATATCGACCTGACCGTTTCATTGTTGGAACCTGGCCGTCGTGCCGTCCACTGCTGTTCTCATACTATGAGTCAACAACTTGATCAACCTGGCATACAATACCGTCGCCCCATTGGCATTTGGCAAGCTCAAGCACCTTGAACAAATGGCAAGACCTTCACAGCTATTCGCATGGCACGTAATAGTGGTGGCGGACTCTCAGAATACCGTAGCTGGGTGTAATTACCAAGCGCACGTAATTAATGATAAACCCAAGGGATAAATCAGTTGCAAACCGCACGTACGTACGGACACGGTATATGATTCCATTGCACGGTCGGAGTCGGACACGGAGACCGAATCCCGTACGTGTGGTGATCGATGGTGTCCGTCACCGATTCGTATCGACTGAGTAGAGTACTCCGCGCAGCTTTGCCTATATATTCATAACCTACCTACCTACCTAGCTGCAAAACAAGGCCAGACGTTCGCTGGAAGATCAGAAAGCTAGCTTGTGTTTTCTCCATCGTCCAGCCGAGAGGAGGCTATGAAGATCCGGCATGTGCTCACCCAATCCATTACCTTCCTCGGTAAGTACATATATAGGCCTCTTTTTTCTGTGTTCTTCAGCGTTGATAATGTGTCTATCTGTTCTTCTCTTTTTGGAGAATTCTTAACTAAATTTGGATTGCAGTTATGGTCCTTGTGTTGTTGGTGTTGGTGCCCGAGGGAATGATGCTAGTGACGGGTGTCAAGTCACCGGCGATGGCAGTTTTGTCGGAAAGTATGGAGCCTGCAATTAAAAAGGTACGTGATACAATTTATTTAGTTTAAATGTGTGCTTCAGTTTGTCGCCCCCTTTGATTTCGACCGATATATTGATAGATGCATGCATGGGATATGTGCTTATTTTGCAGGGCGATATGGTGTTTGTGCACAACATGAGCAATGAACCTTTCCGCGAAGGAGAGGTCGTTCTTTTCAAAGTTGATGGCTTTGAACATCCAATTGTCCATCGTGTGATCAAGGTAACGGTAAGCCCGGCCTCTAGTATCTCTTGCTACACACCAATCAAATCATTAAAAGTTCATATGTTATATTTTGTTTGCCTTGAAAATGATCTTCTCAAATTATTCTAGGTTTACGAGCATCGAGATACTGGAGAAATCCGAATACTCACCAAAGGAGACAACAATTCAGTGGATGACCGATTTCTCTATGCGAGCGGGCAGCTTTGGCTTCAACCGCATGACATTATTGGACGGGTTGCAGGGTACGTGGCGGGTTGTTATCTCTTATCATGCGTCTACTATCGAATTTGGACGTGTATTAATATCGCTTTATATATACCTTGCTCTACCGTTTCAATTCATTAATGTCTTTGCATGGTTAATTTTTGTGTTTTGTCCAATGCTAACAGCTATCTACCATATGCTGGATGGCCTAGTGTCTTCATCAGTGAAGCTTATAAGGTACGCAAGCACACATTATATTCTGGTCAATTTCTGCATATACCATTGTTTATTTAATTAAATACTCACACAAGGTCTCTCTTTTTCTTCTTATGAAAGATGTTGCTGAATGGTGGAAGCACTACAACTCCAGAAGTGCTATGGGTGTAAAACGTAGGTTTTGAGGGAACTGGCTCAATCCTCAAAGGGGTGGCTTATCACATATATATAAGGATGACATACAAGTCCAATACCAATAAGGTATGGTGTACACAGTAGGGCTACAATACGaagtctaacaccctccctcaatctAAACTCACTCCTGAAGTATCTAGGAGGTTGAGATTGCGCCTATAGACCTCAAACATGAGGCTTGGTGAAGATGTCCGCAAGTTGATCTTTTGAAGAGATAAACCTGTCTTGTAGTAGCTTCTGTGCAACACGTTCCCTCACAAAATGATAGTCAATCTCAATGTGTTTAGTCCGTGCATGGAACACCGGGTTTGACGGCAGAAACGTAGCACCGATGTTGTCACACCAAAGGACCGAAGGATGTGGCTGAGCAACTCCTAGCTCTCGAAGTAGGGACTCAATCCATATAAGTTCAGCAGTTGCATTGGCAACCGACTTGTACTCAGCTTCTGTGCTGCTGCGGGAAACAGTGGCTTGCTTGCGTGCACTCCAGGCGATCAGATTAGGACCCAAGAACACAGCATGTCCCCCCATGGATCGCCTGTCATCTGGACACCCAGCCCAATCAGCATCAGAGAATGCAGAAAGAACTCCAGAGGAACTGGGGCGCAGGTGAAGACCAAAGGAGACAGTGAGACGCACATAACGTAGTATGCGCTTCACAGCAGACTAGTGTACATCAGTGGGAGCATGAAGATACTGGCACACCCTGTTAACCGCAAAGGAGAGATCAGGATGCGTGATCGTCAGATACTGCAGGCCACCAACAATACTCCTGTACTCAGTAGCATCCTTAGGAGAGAGAAGAGCACCATCAGCAGCAGAAAGGGTATCAATGGAGGACATGGGCGTAGGCGATGGCTTGCACTTGAGCATATCAGCACGACACAAGAGATCAAGAGAGTACTTCTTCTGGGTGAGAGCCAAACTGCCACGAGACTGATGAGCGACCTCAATACCCAGGAAGAAATGAAGCTGTCCCAAATCCTTAACTGTAAAATCACGACCAAGTGCAGTCACAAGAGCATCAGCAGCCGTCGGGGATGAGCTCACCAgaacaatatcatccacatacacaAGGAGGTACATGGTCACACTCGGTCGCTGAAACAAGAACAGTGAAGTATCAGCCGTCGAAGGAATGAACCCATGAGTGCGTAGAGCTGAAGCCAGGCGAGCATGCCAGGCACGGGGAGCCTACTTCAGTCCATATATGGCCTTCGTCAGATGACAGAGATGATGAGGCTGAGTGTGATCAACAAATCCAGGTGGCTGCCGCATGTAAACCTCTTCTTCAAGCAATCCATGAAGAAAAGCGTTCTGCACATCAAGCTGGCGGAGAGACCATCCACGAGAAACTGCCAGAGACAGAAGAAGTCGAATAGTGGTAGGCTTGACAACTGGGCTGAATGCATCCTGATAGTCCAGGCCCTGACGCTGTTTAAAGCCCTTAGCCACGAGGCGTGCTTTGTAGCGCTCAATGGAACCATATGCATGTTTCTTCACCTTGAACACCCACTTTGAATCAATGATGTTGACGCGAGACGGAGGGGGAACAAGTGTCCAGGTCTTATTCTTTATAAGAGCATGATATTCTTGTTCCATAGCAGCCCTCCAGTGTGGAATACTCATAGCGGCTTGATAACTGCGTGGTTCGGCGGTTGGATCATCCACAGCATGAGCCAGGCAAGCAGCAAGATAGGTGACCGTGCCATCGGTGCGCTCCTTGGGACGAACAATGCCACTGCGGCTGCGAGTGCGCGGACGCCGCGGGGGAGCAAACACCGGGGCCGGCGGGATGTCCGGAGCAGGTGAGGCTGGTCTAGGGGACTCCGGCGAAGAAGAACCGGGTGACGTCGAGCCGGGCGATGGCGGACCAGGCGACAGCAGGCCAGGCGACGTAGGCCCCGACGGCGTGTGAGCTGCTGCAGACCCGGGCGAAGTAGGCACCAAGGACGCCCGCGCGGATGCGAGGGCGACGATGGAGGGGAGTCCGGGCGAGGAGGCGGCGACGGAGACTGCTCAGAGGAGGCCGTCGCAGGCTCTGGCCCGGTCACAGTAGCCAGCATGGGCTCCGGCCCAGGCGCTGTTGGAGACGGGGTGCCCGGTGCGGGGTCGAGGGCGGGAGGCGGTGCATGCACCGGTCGATCGACGTGCACCACAGGCGACGTAGCGGGTCCGTCAGGGAGGAGTTCCAGGCGAGCTCCACGTCCAATTCCTGCACCATGATTAGGTAACAACATAGGCGAATATGCATCATCTTCAAATTGGCCAGGTATAAGAGGAGATGAATGCATAAAAGGTGTTGTGGTGGATGACTGAGGCATGGCAGAAAAGGGGAAGACGGTCTCATCAAAAACAACATCCCGAGATATGTAGACTCGATTGGTTGGGACATGGAGACACTTGTAGCCTTTATGGAGAGAACTATACCCTAAGAACACACACTTTTTGGAGCGAAACTCAAGTTTGCGATCATTATAAGGACGAAGATGAGGCCAGCAGGCACACCCGAACACCTTAAAAAAGGTATAGTCAGGAGTTTCACCTAAGAGAAGCTCAATCGGAGCTTTCATATTAAGAACACGCGTAGGTAATCTGTTAATGAGAAAACACGCGGTAGCAAAAGCATCACTCCAAAAACGAAAGGGTACAGAAGCATGAGCAAGAAGTGTGAGGCCCGTCTCAACTATATGGCGATGTTTGCGCTCAACAGCGCCATTCTGCTGATGTGTATGCGGGCATGATAAACGATGACAGATCCCAAGCTTATTAAAGAAGGTGTTGAGGTTGCGATATTCGCCCCCCAATCTGATTGAACATGGATAATTTTATGCTTGAGTAGACGTTCAACATGCAATTGAAACTGTATGAATATATCGAACACATCAGATTTGTGCTTAAGAAGATAAAGCCAAGTGAAGCGACTGTAGGCATCAACAAAACTGACATAATAGTTGTGACCACTAACAGATGTTTGTGCCGGACCCCACACATCAGAAAACACAATTTCAAGAGGGTTCTTTACTTCTCTAGTAGATGAAAGAAAAGGTAGCTGATGACTCTTGCCTTGCTGACAGGCATCACACACGGACATCTTTTTATTGCTAGAAACTAATGGCAGCTCATGACGGTGGATTATGTGGCGAACGATGGGTGTGGCGGGGTGACCAAAGCGAGAGTGCCACTGGGAAGGCGACACACGAACACCGCTGAAGACGCACGGGGCGGATGGATCCTCCAAACGGTACAAGCCTTGGCTCGACCGGCCACTAAGCAGAATGTCCCGGGTTGCTCGATCCTTAACAAATAGATTAAAAGGGTGAAATTCACATAGGACATGATTATCAAGGGTGAGCTTAGGGACAGATAAAAGATTACGAGTTACCGAGGGTACCCGTAAAACATTACGAAGATGGAGCTGCCTAGAGGGATGACTAGTTAAAAGAGATGCTTGGCCAATATGAGAGATGGGCATACCTACATCATTGGCGGTGTGAACCTGATCGTGCCCGTAGTAGGGCTGGTAGGTGGAGAGTTTGTTGAGCTCGTTCGTCATGTGATCCGTGGCGCCGGTGTCCATGTACCAGGCTAGATCAGCAGGGTAGGATGGTGTGTATCCCTGCTCGACGCGCGGGTCCTTGCCCTTGGCGGCGATGTGGGCAGACGGGGCGGCAGCGGGAGGACCAAAGTCTGCCATGGCAAACTGGCGCTCGTTGCCCTTGCCGTCGTTGCCGATGCCAAGGAAGCTCCTCTGAAAGCGGCGGTGACACTTGGAGGTGACATGGCGTTCACGACCACATAGCTGGCACACCACCCTAGTGTTAGGGCCCCCACCCAGGGTCGATGCAGGGGGCGGGGCTGCCTTGCCAGGTGACGGGGCAGGTGGGCGCTGGCCACGAGAGGCGTGAGTAGAGCTCGTGAGGAGGCATCGCTGGCTTGGCGTTCTGGACGGCCTCGGCGAGATTGTCGTAGTCGGCATCGAGGCCTTTGATGACGAAGCCGGCGAACTCCTTGTCGCTAAGCGGCCGACCAATAGAGGTGAGTGTGTCCGCCAGCACCTTCATCTTGTTGAAGTAGGTCATAGCGGAGGAGTCCAGCTTCTTGATGTCGGCGAGTTCGCTGCGAAGGGCCATCGAGCGGCAGGTAGAGACCTGGGCAAAGGCGTGTGCTCCAGGGTCGTCCATGCGTCCATGGAGGTGGCGGCGAAGAGACAAAGGCCAGCGACCCCGTCGCCGAGGGAACCCTGGATGGCAGAGAGGATCGCCTGGTCCTGCTGCACCCACATACGGTGTTCCAGGTTGATGGCCGGGCCGTGGACGGTAGGGATGACCTACGGAGGACACGGTAGCGAACCATCAACAAACCTGAGGAGAGACCGGCTGCGTAGCAGCGGTAGGACCTTGGTGCGCCAGAACAAGTAGTTGTCCGGCGTGAGTCGGATGGCGATCAAGTTGTCGAAGTGGAACGGCCCGGTGGGCGTGATTGCGCCAGCAGCAGGGACGATTGGCGGCGGAGCCGCGACAGGATCCACGGCCGCGGGTGGTGCCGTGAGCGAGGCCGCGGGTGGCTCCGCGGGCAGCGTCTCCCACGAGGTCGCCGGGATGATGGCGAGTGTCGAGGAGGATCCAGAGGAGGCcatcgcgggcggcggcggcgcgactggtGCTGAGGCCGTCGCGGGCGGTGACGGTGGGATCGGCGCTGAAAACAGGGAGCCGACGGCGGTGGTGCCAAAGAACTGAGGCACTGACGGAGCCAGGGGCGAGGTGGGAGGTTGAGGAAGGCGGCAAGCGTCGCGGGGATAGACCCGGAGCTGGCGGCGCCCGAAGCGGAAGCGGTCATGGCGCCGGCGGCGGCAGCcctagggtttagggttttggtgcggcggcggcggcgggtggggtGGAGGTGGAGGACCTAGGTTAGACTCGATACCATGTAAAACGTAGGTTTTGGGGGAACTGGCTCAACCCTCAAAGGGGTGGCttatcacatatatataatgatgACATACAAGTCCAATACCAATAAGGCATGGTTTACACAGTAGGGCTACAATACAAAGTCTAACAATGGGTAGCAATATAGTCGCGGCAGATTTATGTGGGTTTCCTCCATAGTGTCTTGTTCGTGGTTAAAGTATGCATCAAGCGAACGAAGAGTATGTAAAAGACACATCATTATCATAGTCTCCGCAACAGAGTTAATCGAGCTCCATTTGTCGTGTTGAAGTTATTTCTATAGCATGGTCGACAGGATTCCTTTTTTCGAGAACACGCATAAGTCTTACGTTTATTTGCACGGTCGACATGACTCTAACACCTTCTTCGAAAGGTAGATTTGGGTGAAACATGTAGTTAGAtgtattcttcttcttcttctttgataaAGAGTGGATTTATTTACTAAAAATGAAGTATCAAGTGGATACAAACACAATGAGCACACATTCGGCCTCAGCATTGACAACGACGAGTTTGAGTAGCCATTAAAGGGCCAGCACACGCTGGCGGAGAGCAGATGACAACTGCGGGACGTTGGATCTAAGGTACGAGTTGGAGGCGCCAAGGTGAGGCACACACGTCCTCGCCTCTGCCGTCCGCCGTGGAGCTTAGCCCGGCAGCCTCCTTCGACGGCGGGAGGGAGGGAATAGCGGTGGTGAAGGCCTTTAGGGGCGGCGGCCTCTTCGCCTGTGACTGTGAGCGATCCGGGAGGCAGTTGGAGTCGCGTATCATGTGGCAAGATGCCAATTCGGTATTCACATGTAGAGGAGAGAGAAGCAATTGTTTGCTATGTGCTATGGACTTGGTCTTATACGATTTTTTAGCTTAAGGCCCACTTCTTTTAAATGTATATAAAACTTGCTAAGGTTGATTTTAGAAGCCTTAAGACAAATCTTATGTCCACTTTAAAAATGTCTATATCAAATCAATATTGTGTACGAGAGGTAAGCATATATAATAAATCCGTGAGCTTGTGAATGCCAAGGTGAATTTAATGAAATAGGAGAATCTCACTATTGAATAACCATCGATAGAAAAACAACATTTGGATCCAAATAGAGCTACAGAAATAATGATAACTTTAGAAGAAGAAAAGAATCGAAAAGTAAATATTTAGTGAGAAggttgccatgcttaaaatccgaacgtcgGATTTATCATTTCCGTATTTATACGGTGAAACAAACTTGTTTACTCATCAGACCAGGTGACATCCTGCAAACCGATGCTCTGGTCGAGGCCTAGGGCGTCCCACACCGCCGGCGAGGCGTCCACGACGTTGTAGGCGCACGGCTCCTCGTAGTTGTGCTCGGCGTCGCAACCGTGGACGGAGTCACACTCGTCCACCACCTTGGCGTACACCGAGCTGCCACCCTTCGCAGTGATCTTGATGCTGCGGCCGCAGCGGGACATGCCGCTGAACCTGCCGGTGGAGAGCGCGACGACCATCTCCGAGTCGTCGTGGTACACGCCGTCGCACTCGGACGGGAGGCCGCCGTCCTTGCCCTTGCCGAAGCCGTTGACTGTGAGGACGGCCCAGGTGTCGGCGGAGACGGGCGGCGAGCAGAGGAACTGCAGGTACTGCTTGCCGTCGACGCAACAGTCCGGGCTGTTGCTCGTCTCGCAGTCCCCGGACCTGCCCGGGAGGTAGCCGCTGGGCTGGCAGCCGGCGACGTCGTGCGGCCGAAGCAGGCATGACGCGGTGTGGGAGGCCGAGAGCGTGGCGAGGAGGACGATGGCCATGGCCATGGTGGGTCGAGCTCTCACAATCGCCATCTTATTGGCACCTAAAAGAACGCTTATGCGGAGAGCATATATGAGGGCCGCCGGAAAGCCATCACGCCGGAAGAGAGCCTAGAGAGGTCCGCGCGCATAAGCAGCAACTCGTTCACAACGGAGGCAGAAATCGATAcgccggaggaagaagaagaacatgGGGAGCTTAGAAACCTCCGCTGACCGTCGACCCCAATCCCGCCAGCTAGGCAAGGGAAAGGGAAGTGCCGACCGTACGCGAAAGTCGTGTGATAGTAGCGTTTCACAACAGCCCAAATGGCACTTCACACCAAGTCGTGTGGTAATTTCGCCCCTCTATTGTACTGTACTCAGTAGCAGTAAAACAATTAGGCTCCAAATGGCACTCATTATCAGCCAAGTTGGTTCAACGGAATTAGAGTAGAGGAAAAGTTGGTATGCTGTCCCAGACCCGATGCATTGCACCTCCATTACAAAACCTTAATTCTACTTTTGATCTAGAGCTAGCTTGGTATACTTGTCCTTCATACGGTTCAGACCTACTAATGCATATTTTGCTGAGCACAAGACACAAATTCGTGATCGGATGAGGATTTTATTAATTAACTTAGGTAATGCCCCTGTTATGATTGGGAGTTTGTGTTGTGAGATTCAGAGCATGGAAATTATAGTAGAGAGAGCATATTGGCAGTTGATTGCGGAAGTGTGTTCGGAAGCACTGAGGTTTTCATGACTGCCACCTGAAGGTATTATTTGCATCACACTCACAATTTCTCTGCTGAAGAAATCAATCGGCATATCTGGAAAATTCTATTGGGAGGGTAAAAAATCTTT
The sequence above is a segment of the Aegilops tauschii subsp. strangulata cultivar AL8/78 chromosome 6, Aet v6.0, whole genome shotgun sequence genome. Coding sequences within it:
- the LOC109750093 gene encoding uncharacterized protein, with translation MKIRHVLTQSITFLVMVLVLLVLVPEGMMLVTGVKSPAMAVLSESMEPAIKKGDMVFVHNMSNEPFREGEVVLFKVDGFEHPIVHRVIKVYEHRDTGEIRILTKGDNNSVDDRFLYASGQLWLQPHDIIGRVAGYLPYAGWPSVFISEAYKVSLFLLMKDVAEWWKHYNSRSAMGVKRRF
- the LOC109750095 gene encoding putative ripening-related protein 5, whose translation is MAMAIVLLATLSASHTASCLLRPHDVAGCQPSGYLPGRSGDCETSNSPDCCVDGKQYLQFLCSPPVSADTWAVLTVNGFGKGKDGGLPSECDGVYHDDSEMVVALSTGRFSGMSRCGRSIKITAKGGSSVYAKVVDECDSVHGCDAEHNYEEPCAYNVVDASPAVWDALGLDQSIGLQDVTWSDE